The proteins below come from a single Candidatus Desulfofervidus auxilii genomic window:
- a CDS encoding ribbon-helix-helix domain-containing protein, whose product MATKILTVGISEETWKKLKRIAGLQGKSVSALVREQIERFLGEEEKYKEVHRKIAAIAKKIEVL is encoded by the coding sequence ATGGCTACAAAGATATTAACAGTAGGGATATCAGAAGAAACCTGGAAAAAACTTAAAAGGATAGCAGGTTTGCAGGGCAAAAGTGTTTCAGCTTTAGTTAGAGAGCAAATTGAAAGATTTTTAGGGGAAGAAGAAAAGTATAAAGAAGTTCATAGAAAAATTGCAGCTATAGCTAAAAAAATAGAGGTATTATAG